The following DNA comes from Nitrososphaerales archaeon.
CGGTCAAGTAATTGAAGAAAAGCCAAAATCGATAAAGACCGGGGACTCAGCTTTGGTTAGAATCAGACCTCTAAGACCATTATGTATAGAGACTTTCAAAGAGTTCCCAGAGTTAGGTAGATTCGCCCTTCGAGATATGGGTACGACGATAGCGGCTGGCGTAGTACGTGAAATAACGGAGAAGTGGACGCCCGAAAAGGCAACCGCTTAGTGCCTAGTGACTAGTGATATTTCATATAAGGCCTAACCCGATTAACATCACAAACATAAAATTACATAAAACCATCCTTAGGATAAAATATATATAGCATATTCTTTAAAGGTCTTAAAAGTGGAAGAGTGGGTGGAATGCCACAATTCGCAAGGATCAAACTCACATCGACCAATCTTAAGAATTTAGAGCAGGTCTGTAAAGAGATTATTAGTATTACTGAAAAGACTGGTGTAAAGCGAAAAGGTCCCATACCTTTACCCACGAAGAAGCTAAAGGTAGTTACAAGAAAAGCCCCGTCAGGTCAGGGTAGCCATACCTTCGATCGGTGGGAGATGCGTATTCATAGAAGGTTGATCGATATGGATGCCGATGATCGAACGATGCGCCAATTGATGAGATTGAGGGTTCCTGAGGATGTATTCATAGAAGTAAGCCTCAAAACTTAATCTAAAATGGCTTTCTAAGTAGCAATAAACGTTATAAACTTCATTCTGATGAAATATTCTTCCAAAAATTAGGATTTATTGATATTTATTGAAGCCTTTTATTTAACTCGATTCAAATCTATGGACTTCTTCTCTCAGCGTATAACAATCCTGCCGATCTGCCTAAAAAGATTAAATAAATTGGTGATATTATCGCTGAGATGAGCCAGCCCACATATGGTATATTGCCTATACCTCCAATCACGAGAGCCATTATGAACATGATGAGGAGCCACATTATGTATTTACCCCACCCAATCTCTTTGATGATCGTTAAAATCTCTCTTATCGCGAAGGCTTTCTTAAACTGATCATTCTTGATCATATTGATTATACCAATTACGCTGAGAATAAGAAAGAGAAACGTCAAGACAATTCCCAATACAAATAGAATGGCCCTTCCTCTCCCAAATGTTGCAAATGGTGTAATCGTGGGGAGCCACCACCACAGAGGTATGGCGCTTAAAATCACCACGATTATTGGAATTATCATGTAGGTGAATGCAACGATTATCATCTTCAAACCTTGAATCCACAAATATCCGTAATTTTCAAGCTTTGGTACTTCTCGTACACCCGGAGAATCTTTCACAATTCTTGCAACATAACCCAGTACGATAAAATTCACAATTGGAATTATATTTAAAATGATGAGTATTATGAGCT
Coding sequences within:
- the rpsJ gene encoding 30S ribosomal protein S10; the encoded protein is MPQFARIKLTSTNLKNLEQVCKEIISITEKTGVKRKGPIPLPTKKLKVVTRKAPSGQGSHTFDRWEMRIHRRLIDMDADDRTMRQLMRLRVPEDVFIEVSLKT
- a CDS encoding DUF4013 domain-containing protein → MVRPFVKMFRMKGSEFYILIEDFHLPISRYIRERIFTHIVELDLAENLNDSLAFMRKIFDDPGKLIILIILNIIPIVNFIVLGYVARIVKDSPGVREVPKLENYGYLWIQGLKMIIVAFTYMIIPIIVVILSAIPLWWWLPTITPFATFGRGRAILFVLGIVLTFLFLILSVIGIINMIKNDQFKKAFAIREILTIIKEIGWGKYIMWLLIMFIMALVIGGIGNIPYVGWLISAIISPIYLIFLGRSAGLLYAERRSP